The Actinomycetota bacterium region GCGGTCGGGACCGTCGCCGAGGCCGCCACCGACGCCGTCGACGCGGCCGCCGCCACAGTTGCAGACGCGGCCGAGACCGCTGCCGACGCCCTCGAGACCGCCGCCGACACCGTCGCCCCCGACAACGACGGGACCCCCGAGGACGACGGGTCCCCCGACGAACCCAGCGACGATCAGACGTGACTTCCCGCGCTGGCGGTGGTTCTCGCCCGAAGGGGAGAACCACCGTCCGCGCGCGGGAAGTCGGGAAGCACCGATCCAGCCAACCGAAACGATAGGAAACCGCGATGGCAACGCTCTCCGTTGACGAACTCATCGACGCCTTCAAGGAGCTCACGCTCATGGAGCTGTCGGAGTTCAAGACCAAGTTCGAGGACACCTTCGACGTGCAGGCCGCGGCGCCCGTCGCCGTTGCCGCTCCCGGGGCCGGTGGCGGCGAGGCCGCGGTGGAGGAGGAGAAGACCGCGTTCGACGTGGTGCTCACCGGTGCTGGCGACAAGAAGATCCAGGTCATCAAGGAGGTCCGCGGCCTCACGAACCTGGGGCTCAAGGAGGCCAAGGAGCTGGTCGAGTCCGCGCCCAAGGCCGTCCTCGAAGGCGTGGCCAAGGAGGCCGCCGAGGAGGCCAAAGGCAAGCTCGAGGAAGCCGGCGCCAGCGTCGAGATCAAGTGACCCCCGCACGGCCACGGCTGCCAGCGGTTGGCGGTACCGCGAGGACCTGTCTATACTGACTGGCTGCCGTGCGTCCGTGTGCCCGTCACTGCCCCACCTGCCCTTCCGTCTGCGAGCGTCGAGGTCCGTGCTGACGTCGCTGTTGTTCGAGCTCCGACTGTCGTCCGACCGTGCCTGTCCACCTGCGCGCGATCACCTCGCGTGCGGCGTCGTTCGCTCATCCAGGACACCGTGACGGGCGCGCGTCCGTCCGTCGGCGCCCTGGCCTGGTGCTGACCCAACGCCTATCCCGGGCACTCGCCTCGCCGCAACGAGCTTGACCACGAGCTCGACCAACGGAGGATCCGACTTGGTCGCCACCACCGTCAACGAACGCCTCAGCTTCGCCAAGATCGCCGAAGCGCTGCCCATCGAGGAACTCGACCTCGTCGCGATCCAGCGGCTGTCCTTCGACTGGCTGCTCGAGGACGGACTCGGCGAGATCTTCGACGAGATCTCTCCGATCGAGGACAGCCAGGGCAAGATGGCCCTCAGCTTCAGCGATCACCGCTTCGAGGAGCCAAAGCACTCGGTCGAGGAGTGCAAGGAGAAGGACTACACCTACTCGGCCCCGTTGTTCGTGACCGCCGAGTTCATGAACTACGAGACGTCGGAGATCAAGGCCCAGACCGTCTTCATGGGTGACTTCCCCGTGATGACCGACAAGGGCACCTTCATCATCAACGGGACCGAGCGCGTGGTGGTGTCCCAGCTCGTCCGCTCTCCCGGTGTGTACTTCGACTCCTCGATCGACAAGACCACCGGCCGCGACGTGTACGGGTGCAAGGTCATCCCGGCGCGGGGCGCGTGGCTGGAGTTCGAGGTCGACAAGCGTGACCTGGTGGCGGTACGCGTGGACCGCAAGCGCAAGCAGCCCATCTCGGTGTTCTACCGTGCCCTGAAGGCGTTCCAGTGGAGCGACGAGAAGGGCCGCTACGAGCTGCGTCCTCACGACGAGCTGCAGCAGGAGATCCCCGACGAGGAGATCCTCGAGTTCTTCGGGAGGCGTCCGTCCATCGAGTTCACCCTCGAGAAGGACAACACCGAGAAGACGCCCGCCAAGGCGCTCGAGGAGATCTACCGCAAGCTGCGTCCGGGCGAGCCGCCTTCGGCGGAGCAGGCCGGTTCGCTGCTGATCAACATGTTCTTCACCCCGAAGAAGTACGACCTGGCCAAGGTCGGTCGCTACAAGATCACCGGCTCGTTCGACGCCAAGGGCAAGGTCACCAAGCACGGCAAGCTGACCGACGAGTACGCGGTGGTCGGTCTCGACACGCCCACGTCGATGGTCCTGACCATCGAGGACTGCCTGGCGACCATGAGCTACCTCGTCAAGCTGCACGCGGTCGAGGACGGTTACGACACCGACGACATCGACCACTTCGGCAACCGTCGCCTGCGCTCGGTGGGCGAGCTGATCCAGAACCAGGTGCGGATCGGGCTCTCGAGGATGGAACGGGTCGTGCGCGAGCGCATGACGACCCAGGATCTCGAGGCGATCACGCCCCAGACCTTGATCAACATCCGTCCGGTGGTCTCAGCGATCCGGGAGTTCTTCGGGACCTCGCAGCTCAGTCAGTTCATGGACCAGACCAACCCGTTGGCCGGTCTGACCCACAAGCGCCGGCTGTCCGCGCTCGGACCAGGTGGTCTGTCCCGTGAGCGGGCCGGCTTCGAGGTCCGGGACGTGCACGTGTCGCACTACGGCCGCATGTGTCCCATCGAGACCCCGGAGGGTCCCAACATCGGCCTGATCGGGTCGTTGGCGACCTACGCGCGCATCAACGACTTCGGTTTCATCGAGACCCCGTACCGCGCCGTCAAGAACGGCAAGGTGACCACCGAGATCGTGCACCTGACCGCGGACGAGGAAGACCGCTACACCGTCGCGCAGGCGAACGCTCCGCTCGACGCTCGCGGACGGTTCCAGAACGAGCTCGTGCTGTGCCGTGCCAAGGGTGGTGACGTGCGCGAGGTCCCCGGCGCGGACGTCGACTTCATGGACGTCTCGCCGCGCCAGATCGTCTCGGTGTCGGCGGCTCTGATCCCGTTCCTCGAGCACGACGACGCCAACCGCGCGTTGATGGGTGCGAACATGCAGCGCCAGGCGGTGCCGCTGCTCCGTGCTGAGTCCCCCTACGTGGGCACCGGCATCGAGAGCAAGGCGGCCCGCGACGCCGGCGATGTCGTCCTGGCCAATAACGCTGGTGTCGTCGTCGAGGTCGCGGCTGATCACATCATCGTCAAGACCAAGGGCGACACCCTCGATCGCTACTACCTCACGAAGTTCCAGCGGTCGAACCAGGGCACCTGCATCAACCAGCGCCCCGTGGTCACCGAGGGTGGCAAGGTCAAGAAGGGCGATGTCCTCGCCGACGGCCCCTCGACCGATGACGGCGAGCTGGCCCTCGGCCGCAACCTGCTCGTGGCGTTCATGTCGTGGGAGGGCTTCAACTACGAGGACGCGATCATCCTGTCGCACCGTCTGGTGCGCGAGGACGTGCTGACCTCGATCCACATCGAGCAGCACGAGGTCGACGCGCGCGAGACCAAGCTGGGGCCCGAGGAGATCACCCGCGACATCCCCAACGTGTCCGAGGAGGTGCTCGCCAACCTCGACGAGGAGGGGATCATCCGCATCGGCGCCGAAGTCCAGCCGGGCGGCCGTCCGTCAGCGATGCTCGCCGACCGGATCCATGCCGCCGAGGCGCTGTGGCGCGCGGGCCGGGTGGAGCGAATCCTCGTGACGGGC contains the following coding sequences:
- the rplL gene encoding 50S ribosomal protein L7/L12, giving the protein MATLSVDELIDAFKELTLMELSEFKTKFEDTFDVQAAAPVAVAAPGAGGGEAAVEEEKTAFDVVLTGAGDKKIQVIKEVRGLTNLGLKEAKELVESAPKAVLEGVAKEAAEEAKGKLEEAGASVEIK
- the rpoB gene encoding DNA-directed RNA polymerase subunit beta, producing MPGTRLAATSLTTSSTNGGSDLVATTVNERLSFAKIAEALPIEELDLVAIQRLSFDWLLEDGLGEIFDEISPIEDSQGKMALSFSDHRFEEPKHSVEECKEKDYTYSAPLFVTAEFMNYETSEIKAQTVFMGDFPVMTDKGTFIINGTERVVVSQLVRSPGVYFDSSIDKTTGRDVYGCKVIPARGAWLEFEVDKRDLVAVRVDRKRKQPISVFYRALKAFQWSDEKGRYELRPHDELQQEIPDEEILEFFGRRPSIEFTLEKDNTEKTPAKALEEIYRKLRPGEPPSAEQAGSLLINMFFTPKKYDLAKVGRYKITGSFDAKGKVTKHGKLTDEYAVVGLDTPTSMVLTIEDCLATMSYLVKLHAVEDGYDTDDIDHFGNRRLRSVGELIQNQVRIGLSRMERVVRERMTTQDLEAITPQTLINIRPVVSAIREFFGTSQLSQFMDQTNPLAGLTHKRRLSALGPGGLSRERAGFEVRDVHVSHYGRMCPIETPEGPNIGLIGSLATYARINDFGFIETPYRAVKNGKVTTEIVHLTADEEDRYTVAQANAPLDARGRFQNELVLCRAKGGDVREVPGADVDFMDVSPRQIVSVSAALIPFLEHDDANRALMGANMQRQAVPLLRAESPYVGTGIESKAARDAGDVVLANNAGVVVEVAADHIIVKTKGDTLDRYYLTKFQRSNQGTCINQRPVVTEGGKVKKGDVLADGPSTDDGELALGRNLLVAFMSWEGFNYEDAIILSHRLVREDVLTSIHIEQHEVDARETKLGPEEITRDIPNVSEEVLANLDEEGIIRIGAEVQPGGRPSAMLADRIHAAEALWRAGRVERILVTGDQSLRGQVSVMARELRRLGVPEHALEHDAFGLDTWDSVLRARDVHRVRSVVAVTQRFHLPRTLWLADRAGLQATGLEANRSDYGWDGWYAQGREVLARVKAVGDV